One Mycolicibacterium sp. TUM20985 genomic window, GATAGTGCATGCGCAGCGCCGCACCGTCGCCGGAGTCCACCTCGACGTAGTGCGGGGCGAAGGGAAAATCGGGAAGGTCGGCGAATCGTTCGTCGGGAGTTCGCAATACGTCCATCTGGTGCCCCTTTGCACTAGCGAGTGGGAAGATCACTGTCGGCGGCACGGCCGAGCATAACCGGACGTGGTCGGGCCGGCTGCGGCTTGAGGACGGTCACCGTCGGTGCCGCACCCCGGCGCGCTGGAGCAACTCGTCCACCGACCATTGGTCCGCTGCGTGCCTACCGTACTTGGCATCGATCACCGTGGCGTCCGAGTCGAGCAGAATGTCTGCGGGAAGACCGAGATGCCCACCGTTGGCACGATGCATCCCGGCGGAGAGCCGAAGCCTCCCGGCTACCTCACGGTTGAGCATCCCCTTGAGGACCGGTGCCATCGCACGCGGATCCGCCACCGACCGCACGGCGGTCTGAACCCCGAATCGCCGGTACAGCGTTCGGGTCGGATCCGCGACGAGATCGAACGGCATGTCGTCGGTGTAGGCGGTGAGTTCCTCGGGGGTGGAGTGAA contains:
- a CDS encoding peroxiredoxin-like family protein, whose protein sequence is MQVKPGDVVEPDELHTVKGVAVPMPDQKQLLHLQFRRFAGCPICNVHLQSVIKRHGEITAAGVREVVIFHSTPEELTAYTDDMPFDLVADPTRTLYRRFGVQTAVRSVADPRAMAPVLKGMLNREVAGRLRLSAGMHRANGGHLGLPADILLDSDATVIDAKYGRHAADQWSVDELLQRAGVRHRR